One region of Solanum pennellii chromosome 6, SPENNV200 genomic DNA includes:
- the LOC107021276 gene encoding omega-hydroxypalmitate O-feruloyl transferase encodes MSSSVHVKEAILITPSDPTPIQVLPLSALDSQLFLRFTIEYLLVYKPSRHVLDKLATVNRIKAALGRALVPYYPLAGRVRARTNGSAGLEVVCRAQGAAFIQAASDLTAEEFEGAPRHNTQWRKLLSLQVTDVLKGAPPLVVQLTWLSDGSATLGVGFNHCLCDGIGSAEFLNLFSELATGKQKFTQLNRQVWNRYLMDPNIYNKRIYQQNHPEFNKVPDLCNFNSRFSQLAPTSVTFNRSRVNELKKLLTYSQSSCTSFEVLSAHIWKSWATSLNLAPNQIVKLLFTINIRNRVKPSLPIGYYGNGFVLGCAQSSARDLVEKGLGYAVGLVKRAKERVDDEYVREVVESVSSNGTSPDSVGVLIMSQWSKLGLEKIDIGMGRPVEVGPVCCDRYCILLPVYDQKDSVKVNVAVPTSAVDKYLYLLNTTTTIGT; translated from the coding sequence ATGTCAAGCTCTGTTCATGTAAAAGAAGCTATTTTAATCACCCCTTCAGACCCAACCCCTATACAAGTTCTCCCACTTTCCGCTTTGGATTCTCAGCTCTTTTTGCGCTTCACCATCGAATATCTGCTCGTTTACAAGCCCTCACGCCATGTATTAGATAAACTAGCTACAGTGAACCGTATCAAGGCCGCGCTTGGTCGAGCCCTGGTCCCTTACTACCCCTTAGCCGGAAGAGTCAGGGCTCGAACAAATGGCTCCGCAGGCCTTGAAGTGGTCTGCAGAGCTCAAGGTGCGGCCTTCATACAAGCCGCCTCCGATCTCACGGCGGAAGAATTCGAAGGAGCTCCCCGTCATAACACGCAATGGCGGAAGCTGTTGTCGTTACAAGTAACTGACGTCCTTAAAGGGGCCCCACCATTAGTTGTCCAGCTGACTTGGCTATCCGATGGATCGGCTACATTAGGCGTTGGATTTAATCATTGCCTGTGTGATGGAATTGGTAGTGCTGAGTTCCTCAACTTATTCTCTGAGTTAGCTACTGGTAAGCAAAAATTCACTCAATTAAATCGCCAAGTGTGGAATCGCTATCTCATGGATCCAAACATTTATAATAAACGCATTTATCAACAAAATCATCCAGAGTTTAACAAAGTACCCGATCTTTGTAACTTTAATTCTCGATTTTCTCAACTCGCACCTACTTCAGTTACATTCAACAGGAGCAGAGTAAACGAATTGAAGAAATTATTAACATACAGCCAATCCTCTTGCACTTCATTTGAAGTACTCTCTGCTCATATATGGAAGAGTTGGGCCACATCATTAAATTTAGCACCCAACCAGATAGTAAAACTATTATTTACAATCAACATACGGAATCGAGTGAAGCCGAGCTTGCCCATTGGGTATTACGGTAACGGATTCGTCTTAGGATGCGCTCAATCTTCTGCAAGAGATTTAGTTGAAAAGGGATTGGGATACGCAGTTGGATTAGTGAAAAGAGCAAAAGAGCGAGTAGACGATGAGTACGTAAGAGAAGTGGTGGAATCAGTGAGTTCAAATGGAACGAGTCCAGACTCAGTAGGTGTGTTAATAATGTCACAATGGTCAAAACTGGGATTAGAGAAAATTGACATAGGAATGGGGAGGCCTGTTGAAGTAGGACCAGTTTGCTGTGATAGGTACTGTATATTATTGCCGGTGTATGATCAGAAGGATTCTGTGAAGGTAAATGTTGCGGTCCCTACAAGTGCGGTTGACAAATACTTGTATCTTTTAAACACTACCACCACCATTGGCACCTGA